The Desulfonatronum lacustre DSM 10312 region GGGCGCTCTGGTGCTTGATCTCCAGGCGCGTTCCGGAAAAGCGCCACAGTGCGCTGTGCGTCGCGTCGTCCAGGGCCCAGGCCATCCAGACCGTGCCCACGGACTTTTCCGGGGTTCCGCCGTCCGGACCGGCGATGCCGGAGACGGCCAGGGCGGCCTGGACGCCGAGGAGCCGCCGTGCGCCCTGAGCCATGGCCAGGACCGTCTCCCGGCTGACCGCTCCATGATTCGCCAGCACGGCCTCCGGCACACCAAGCACCCGCTGTTTGACGTGATTGGAATAGGCCACCACGCCCCCGGCGAACCAGCGAGAGCTGCCGGGAACGTTGGTCGCCTCGTGGGCGATCAGGCCGCCGGTGCAGGATTCGGCCGCGGCCAGCAGTGCCGTTCGGTCGAGCAGCT contains the following coding sequences:
- a CDS encoding CinA family protein — protein: MTDMGNTELEETIRVLGAKLLDRTALLAAAESCTGGLIAHEATNVPGSSRWFAGGVVAYSNHVKQRVLGVPEAVLANHGAVSRETVLAMAQGARRLLGVQAALAVSGIAGPDGGTPEKSVGTVWMAWALDDATHSALWRFSGTRLEIKHQSARAALEGMLDMVRQTG